The genomic region TGATGCACACAAGATTTTCAAGCTCAAAAGACGGCGCAAACATAGCAGCTTCCCAAAATTGACCGACTTCAATTTCTCCGTCGCCTACTGCAACAAAAACACGATGAGGATCTTTGTTGCGTTTTTTTGCCAACGCCATGCCCATCCCAATGGATAAGCCCTGTCCAAGTAATCCTGTTGTAGCATCGATTGCGTTCGGCAATTTAACTGTCCAAGGATGTCCTTCTAGAGGAGAATCAACGGCTCTATATTGCGATAAAAGACCTTCGTCGAGCAAACCTTTTTCACAAAGTATCGCATATAAGGCCGGCACGGCATGCCCTTTCGACAAGATAAATTTATCTTTGCCGCTTTTATCTTTTGTCATATATTTTTGAAAAATGACGGTAATAATATCCATTATAGATAAAGAACCGCCGGGGTGTCCCGCGTTTGCTTTGTATATCATTGATATAATGCGCCTTCGGCATCTGGCGGCAACGGCTTGCAAATCTTTTTTCTCATCCATGAATCGACCTCTAAATAAGTGAGGATGCTTTGCTTTTAAGCATCCTCACATTTTTCATAAACTGATACAGTTTCCCTTCGCGTAAAGGGAATATCTCATCAGTATTTCCTAGATCTTTCCGAAAAGTTTACCGAGATAGTAAATAACCAATCCGATTACGACAAAGTCCGTTTCAGGGAACGCTGATCCGGCAAGACCCATCTTTGCAAAAACAGGATACATAAGAGCAGGGCCTACGGCAATGAGAATACCGGTTACAAAACCGCCGGCAATAGCTCCCTTCCAACCTCCGGTTGCATTACCGAAAACTCCTGCAGTTGCACCGATAAAGAAATAAGGTATTGCAACGGGAATGATAACCGCCGTCCCCAACAGAGAAAAGATACCCATGCAGATTAATCCGGCAACATAAGCGGAAATAAAACCGATAACTGTTGCGGTCGGAGCATAAGGAAAAACCACAGGGCAATCCAACGCCGGTTTTGCATTGGGAATGAACTTTTCAGAAATACCTACAAATGCCGGCACGAGTTCCGATAACATTAGGCGCACACCGGTAATAATTACATATACGGCGCCGGTAAACATAAGACCTTGCATTAGAGGGAACAACAACCAATGAGTATCACCTGCGATTTTTTGCACAGCTTCTCTACCGGCTGAAAAGGCGGATATATAGTAAAAAATAATGATAGAAAGAGCGATAGATACGATATAATCTTTAAAAATAGAAAGCCAACCGGGTAATTTTAATTTTTCCGTGCTATCTTCAGGGTTACCCACTTTTGATCCTATCCAGCCGGAAAGCGCGTATGTTAAGGTGCAATAATGTCCAATAGCAAGTTCATCGCTTCCTGTAACTTTTTTCATAAAAGGATGGGCAATTGCGGGATATATAGCTGCGGCAAACCCAAGTATGACGGAGCCTATTATTACAGTGAGTATATCGCTTAAACCTACCGCTTTTAACGATACGGATAGAAGTGCAGCTAAGAACAAATTATGTTGGCCGGTAAGAAATATAAATTTAAATTTTGTTACGCGCGCAATCAGCAAGTTGGCGCAAAATCCCAGCACCATAATAAGAGTTATGATAGTGCCTAAATTTTTTTGAGCCATACCGGTAATAGCTTCGGCAAGCGGCAGGACGCCTTGAAGATTAAACCCTGTTGCAAAAAGCTGCTGGAAATTAGCCAGAGCTCCAACTGCGGCGCCGCCACCGATACCGAAAATAAGAAATCCGACAATTGTTTTGACCGTTCCGGTAATAACTGCGCTCGGTGACTTTTTTTGCAACAACAAACCGATCAAGGCCATAAGGCCGACAAGTAATGATGCTTGCCCAAGCAACTGGAACACGACAAAGCGTGCAAGATTCCAAATAGTTCCCATAATACTTTCCTCCTGTATTTAATTTTCTTTTACTCTAAAAGTTGTTTTTAAGACTGTTCGGCAAAAAATTTGTCAAGCTCGTTTTTTATTGCCTTTTTATCCAAAATATTTTCGATGCCGATACAGTATTTAAACTTCCCCTTAATTTCCGGTACCAGATCATTCATTGTAATAACAACATCTACATCATGGTATTGCTCAATACCGCTTAAAGCATCATGAACTAATTCCAGTTGATAGCCGTTTTCACGAATAACCTGATCCACCTTAATTCTCAGCATCATACTGCTTCCCATGCCGGTTCGGCACACAATTAAGCCCCTTTTCATTACACCTCCTTTTTTTGTTTTTTATCGGCACCCGTAATTTTTGCCGAAAGAATCTCTTTTTTTATCTTTTGAATATTTGCCGGTGTCATACTGAAGCAGCGTAATCCCAAATTCAAAAGTTCCTGTGTAAAGAGCGGATTACCCGCCATTTCACCGCATACACACACATGTTTTTTATATTTTTTCCCCGCATCTATTGTCATCCTAATCAACTGTAAGACTGCAGGATGATTTTCACGATACAAATGAGCAATCTTTGTATTATTACGGTCGGACGCCAGTGTGTACTGGGTTAAATCATTGGTACCTATACTGAAAAAATCGACGATTTGAGCAAGCTTATCCGCAATTAATGCTGCGGCAGGCGTTTCAATCATAACCCCGACTTTTACATTGCGACCATAGGGAATTTTTTCTTTGTGCAAATCTTTTTTTATACGCTCAATTGAAGAAAGCAGGCTTTTTACTTCTTCTTCCGTTGTAATCATCGGAAACATAATGTGCAGTGTGCCGTACACGCTTGCACGCAAGAGGGCGCGCAGCTGCGTATGCAAAAGCTCCGTATTGTCCAGCATGTACCGAACGCCGCGCCATCCCAAAAAAGGGTTTTCTTCTTTGGGTAAATGCACGCACGGATACACTTTGTCGCCGCCGATATCGAAAGTTCTGATCGTTACGCTTTTTCCGTTCATCCCTTGCAGTACGGCGCGATAGGTTTTAAATTGATTTTTCTCTGAAGGAAAATCCGTTCCGGCTTCGCTTAATAAAAATTCGGTGCGGAACAAACCTACCCCGTCCGCCCTTTGTGCGACAGCTTGAGAGACTTCTTGAACCGAGCCGATATTTGCCATAAGTTCTATGCGTACGCCGTCTTCGGTTAAGGCGCGCTTTTCAACCAAAGCGTTAAAATATTCTTTTTCTTTTTGCAGCTCGGCGGTTCTTTCAGCATAAAAAGAAGCTGTTGCG from Treponema parvum harbors:
- a CDS encoding transketolase, giving the protein MDEKKDLQAVAARCRRRIISMIYKANAGHPGGSLSIMDIITVIFQKYMTKDKSGKDKFILSKGHAVPALYAILCEKGLLDEGLLSQYRAVDSPLEGHPWTVKLPNAIDATTGLLGQGLSIGMGMALAKKRNKDPHRVFVAVGDGEIEVGQFWEAAMFAPSFELENLVCIIDRNGFSSHGKVTVPEPLADKMQSFGWNCISIDGHDFDAIIEALDPTQTKKHPKKPLCIIAKTVKGKGVPYMENNPAWHSKGLSDDEYKSAMAALGEVV
- a CDS encoding PTS ascorbate transporter subunit IIC; translation: MGTIWNLARFVVFQLLGQASLLVGLMALIGLLLQKKSPSAVITGTVKTIVGFLIFGIGGGAAVGALANFQQLFATGFNLQGVLPLAEAITGMAQKNLGTIITLIMVLGFCANLLIARVTKFKFIFLTGQHNLFLAALLSVSLKAVGLSDILTVIIGSVILGFAAAIYPAIAHPFMKKVTGSDELAIGHYCTLTYALSGWIGSKVGNPEDSTEKLKLPGWLSIFKDYIVSIALSIIIFYYISAFSAGREAVQKIAGDTHWLLFPLMQGLMFTGAVYVIITGVRLMLSELVPAFVGISEKFIPNAKPALDCPVVFPYAPTATVIGFISAYVAGLICMGIFSLLGTAVIIPVAIPYFFIGATAGVFGNATGGWKGAIAGGFVTGILIAVGPALMYPVFAKMGLAGSAFPETDFVVIGLVIYYLGKLFGKI
- a CDS encoding PTS sugar transporter subunit IIB, with translation MKRGLIVCRTGMGSSMMLRIKVDQVIRENGYQLELVHDALSGIEQYHDVDVVITMNDLVPEIKGKFKYCIGIENILDKKAIKNELDKFFAEQS
- the ptsP gene encoding phosphoenolpyruvate--protein phosphotransferase, translated to MEKRITGNVLSDGVCVGCIVKWTDDSITLDYTESKAAEVRQTLLNEDAECDRFRKVKNAVAAKLTSLLTCAENDSAAAGSAEKAEIIRSYIAILNDPELEKDVLQCIREQKVFLTEALTLTAQEYTYDMSVLEDDYLKQRAQDFEQLFAMLLSYASGNVQKRPHIEKPCILAAKVLSPIDMSEVDKNLLLGIISEEGGKTSHTAIIARSYAIPMISGIPYTEIKENDKAVIDTEKKLCVLNPDAATASFYAERTAELQKEKEYFNALVEKRALTEDGVRIELMANIGSVQEVSQAVAQRADGVGLFRTEFLLSEAGTDFPSEKNQFKTYRAVLQGMNGKSVTIRTFDIGGDKVYPCVHLPKEENPFLGWRGVRYMLDNTELLHTQLRALLRASVYGTLHIMFPMITTEEEVKSLLSSIERIKKDLHKEKIPYGRNVKVGVMIETPAAALIADKLAQIVDFFSIGTNDLTQYTLASDRNNTKIAHLYRENHPAVLQLIRMTIDAGKKYKKHVCVCGEMAGNPLFTQELLNLGLRCFSMTPANIQKIKKEILSAKITGADKKQKKEV